In the Cellvibrio sp. KY-GH-1 genome, ACGGTCAATTAATTAACGCTAAAGCTTTCACCACAACCACAATAATCTTTTACGCGCGGGTTATTGAACTTCAACTGACGATTTACACCCTCAATCACATAATCAATTTCGGTACCGCCAACAACTGACAGGCTTTCTGAGTCGACCAATAACTCAACACCTTCAGCCAGAGGCATATGCAAATCATTGGCATTGGGTTCATCTACCAAATCCACAACATACATCCAGCCCGTGCACCCGCTTTGTTTAACACTCAGGCGCACTGCTTTGTTTTGGCTTTTATCCAACTGACGTTTGAAATGCGCAACTGCAGCTGGCGTCACCAGTACTGCTTGTTGTTGTGGATC is a window encoding:
- a CDS encoding iron-sulfur cluster assembly accessory protein: MSIASFDPQQQAVLVTPAAVAHFKRQLDKSQNKAVRLSVKQSGCTGWMYVVDLVDEPNANDLHMPLAEGVELLVDSESLSVVGGTEIDYVIEGVNRQLKFNNPRVKDYCGCGESFSVN